The following proteins are co-located in the Polystyrenella longa genome:
- a CDS encoding YebC/PmpR family DNA-binding transcriptional regulator — protein sequence MAGHSHWANISAKKGVIDKKRGKLFGKLSRAIIVAAQSGGGDPTTNLRLRYAIDKAKKASMPKDNIDRAVKKGCGEAGGENYEELLYEGYGAAGVAVLCDILTENRNRTAGEIRKIFEVHNGNLGATGCVAWMFDRKGQFLVPVEGNDEEALFEIAVEAGAEDVREAGDSFEILCDPDLFDAVNAALEERGIETTSSDITRVPANTVELDATDGMKVLKLIDALEDQDDIQNVIANFNISDDIMEELAESM from the coding sequence ATGGCAGGACATTCGCATTGGGCAAACATCTCCGCGAAGAAGGGCGTAATCGATAAAAAACGAGGCAAACTGTTTGGCAAACTGAGCCGAGCTATCATTGTTGCGGCCCAGTCTGGAGGGGGCGACCCGACAACAAATCTCCGTCTGCGATACGCCATCGACAAAGCCAAAAAAGCGAGCATGCCCAAAGACAATATTGACCGGGCAGTAAAAAAAGGTTGTGGAGAAGCGGGTGGTGAGAATTACGAAGAACTGCTTTACGAAGGATACGGAGCCGCAGGAGTCGCCGTTCTGTGCGACATTCTGACTGAAAATCGCAATCGCACTGCAGGTGAAATACGCAAAATCTTCGAAGTCCATAACGGCAATCTGGGAGCGACGGGCTGCGTTGCCTGGATGTTTGATCGCAAAGGACAATTCCTCGTTCCGGTAGAAGGAAATGACGAAGAGGCTCTATTCGAAATCGCTGTCGAAGCAGGAGCCGAAGATGTCCGCGAAGCAGGGGACTCTTTTGAAATTCTGTGTGATCCCGATCTATTCGACGCTGTGAATGCTGCCCTGGAAGAACGAGGCATTGAAACGACGTCTTCCGACATTACTCGCGTGCCAGCGAATACCGTTGAGCTCGATGCCACGGACGGAATGAAAGTGCTGAAACTCATTGATGCCCTGGAAGACCAGGACGACATCCAAAATGTGATCGCGAACTTCAATATCTCTGATGACATCATGGAAGAGCTGGCCGAGTCGATGTAG
- a CDS encoding tetratricopeptide repeat protein: MNWSPQAHTLSKSTPRSRESLSLNKLFGIWGFVVMLSGLLFVSIPSKAAESDPVQTESSESETSDSEKTPLEIYVERQQKLPIIIENLQFPDLKESPTEKDINKREALAHFLTARLLFNRNAHQQALSELQKAADLDPTSSEVYELLIPLAIGMNQSELVEKYVSKAEDADPENYELLVRVGRYMQRQNRMDEAIRLIRRATESSRIDHKSGEYVLFRFELGLLLTLTKDLEKAAEAYEVVFDAMIHPEEYELNSQIKARLMADRAQSLERIGRAFLDGDRLDLAEQAFEAASEFGTGKPAILGFNLASVYVKKGDYEKGLNNLQAYFDARLQTKGRDAYELLEQLLEKLDRSDDLIPSLEKLADNDPRNSKLKYFLAEQYIENDKLDEAEKLIKSTLESRGDPEGLISLAEIYFQRRQAEPLLDTMATAFKSQQNINALQDLMNRIEEDPELTKALMEVGESRLEENLGFEGALLMGKLAEKAKRSDLVSKFYTYALAERGDQAFRLYQSWGEYLMQQEEYEQAVEVWAAAGSESRLNSYRPIFLSREADAQVELENFEKAIAAVKKARSIRDTNEFHFQEAWIQYRASNDEEAIKLFEDVRTKKDINPRLQRSIHLILSNLYVQKGDITNGEKVLEDFIKFDPENPTVNNDLGYLYADQGKNLEQAEKMIRKAVDSDPDNAAFLDSLGWVLYKLGKPEEAITHLEKAIKILEEGDPTIYNHLGDCHYALGNKEEARKVWETALEKEKAAEAPNEKLVKELEEKLSSEKEATS; the protein is encoded by the coding sequence ATGAACTGGTCGCCACAGGCACATACTCTTTCTAAATCCACTCCCCGCTCCAGAGAGTCCCTCTCGCTTAATAAGCTTTTCGGCATCTGGGGATTTGTAGTGATGCTATCCGGGCTTCTGTTTGTCAGCATCCCTTCGAAAGCAGCAGAATCGGATCCAGTCCAAACCGAATCCAGCGAAAGCGAGACCTCCGACTCTGAAAAAACGCCACTGGAAATCTATGTCGAGCGACAACAGAAGCTGCCGATCATCATAGAGAATCTGCAGTTCCCTGATCTGAAAGAGTCACCTACAGAAAAAGATATCAATAAACGAGAAGCCCTGGCTCATTTTCTCACTGCTCGTCTGTTATTCAACCGAAACGCACATCAACAGGCCCTCTCTGAATTGCAGAAGGCTGCGGACCTCGACCCAACCAGCAGTGAGGTCTATGAACTCCTGATCCCTCTGGCCATCGGTATGAACCAATCGGAATTGGTCGAGAAGTATGTCTCCAAAGCAGAGGATGCCGATCCAGAAAATTACGAGTTGCTCGTCCGAGTAGGCCGTTACATGCAACGGCAAAACCGAATGGATGAAGCGATCCGCCTGATTCGTCGCGCCACAGAGTCTTCTCGAATCGATCACAAGTCGGGTGAGTATGTATTGTTTCGATTCGAACTGGGACTGCTGCTCACATTGACAAAGGATCTGGAGAAAGCGGCTGAAGCGTATGAAGTTGTTTTTGATGCGATGATCCATCCGGAAGAGTACGAGTTAAATTCTCAGATCAAAGCGAGGCTTATGGCTGATCGCGCTCAGTCGTTGGAACGGATTGGTCGAGCTTTTCTCGATGGAGACAGGTTAGACCTGGCCGAACAGGCGTTCGAGGCTGCCTCCGAGTTTGGAACCGGTAAGCCGGCGATACTCGGTTTCAATCTCGCTTCCGTGTATGTCAAAAAAGGGGATTACGAAAAAGGTCTCAACAACCTGCAGGCTTACTTCGATGCCCGATTGCAGACTAAAGGACGTGATGCTTACGAGCTTCTGGAACAGTTGCTTGAAAAACTGGATCGATCTGACGATTTAATTCCCAGTTTGGAAAAACTGGCCGACAACGATCCACGAAATTCCAAACTGAAATACTTCCTCGCAGAGCAATACATCGAGAACGACAAACTCGACGAAGCTGAAAAACTGATCAAGTCCACGTTGGAAAGCCGAGGCGATCCAGAAGGTTTGATTAGTTTAGCGGAAATCTATTTTCAACGACGCCAGGCGGAACCACTTCTCGACACGATGGCGACCGCTTTCAAAAGCCAACAAAATATCAACGCCTTACAAGACCTGATGAACAGAATCGAAGAAGATCCTGAACTCACAAAGGCACTAATGGAAGTAGGGGAATCCCGTCTTGAGGAGAACCTTGGTTTCGAAGGCGCTCTGCTGATGGGTAAACTGGCTGAGAAAGCGAAACGAAGCGACCTCGTTTCGAAGTTTTACACCTACGCTCTTGCCGAGAGAGGTGATCAGGCCTTTCGTCTTTACCAGTCTTGGGGCGAGTACCTGATGCAGCAGGAAGAATATGAACAGGCAGTTGAAGTTTGGGCCGCCGCCGGTTCTGAGAGTAGATTGAACAGCTATCGACCGATTTTTCTGTCCCGAGAAGCTGATGCACAAGTTGAGTTAGAAAACTTCGAAAAAGCGATCGCAGCAGTTAAAAAAGCTCGTAGTATCAGAGACACAAATGAATTCCATTTTCAAGAAGCCTGGATTCAATACCGAGCCAGCAACGATGAAGAAGCAATCAAGCTCTTTGAAGATGTTCGCACGAAAAAGGATATCAACCCTCGATTGCAACGGTCGATTCATCTGATTCTTTCCAATCTGTATGTGCAGAAAGGGGACATCACGAATGGTGAAAAAGTCCTCGAAGACTTCATTAAGTTCGACCCCGAGAACCCCACAGTGAACAACGACTTGGGTTACCTCTATGCAGACCAGGGTAAAAATTTAGAGCAGGCCGAAAAGATGATTCGGAAGGCCGTCGATTCCGATCCGGACAACGCCGCATTTCTGGACAGTCTGGGTTGGGTACTCTACAAACTTGGCAAACCTGAAGAAGCCATTACACACCTCGAAAAAGCCATCAAGATCCTCGAAGAGGGCGACCCAACTATCTACAATCATCTGGGCGATTGCCACTACGCTCTCGGCAACAAAGAAGAAGCCCGTAAAGTCTGGGAAACGGCTTTAGAGAAAGAAAAAGCAGCAGAAGCCCCAAATGAGAAGCTGGTTAAAGAACTCGAGGAAAAACTCTCCAGTGAAAAAGAGGCGACTTCCTGA
- the rbfA gene encoding 30S ribosome-binding factor RbfA, with the protein MSSRRLEKLAQAIKEQVSTTILLHMRDPRVKNVTVTGVEVSPDVRSAKVLVSVLGTEKEQSLCMHGLESARGFLQAKVGDRIQTRYTPILSFKLDEGIKRSFEAARILKEIETTESGNETPDETGDEEPEH; encoded by the coding sequence ATGTCCTCTCGTCGACTTGAAAAACTGGCACAAGCGATCAAAGAACAGGTCAGCACCACGATCCTGCTGCACATGCGAGATCCCCGTGTTAAAAACGTGACAGTTACTGGTGTCGAAGTTTCTCCGGACGTGCGATCCGCAAAAGTACTCGTCTCTGTCCTGGGAACCGAAAAAGAACAGTCACTCTGCATGCATGGTTTGGAATCCGCCCGCGGTTTCCTGCAAGCGAAAGTGGGGGATCGTATTCAGACCCGCTACACGCCCATCCTCAGCTTCAAACTCGATGAGGGAATCAAAAGAAGCTTCGAAGCTGCCCGTATCCTCAAAGAGATAGAAACGACAGAGTCCGGTAACGAGACACCCGATGAGACTGGTGATGAGGAGCCGGAACACTAG
- the infB gene encoding translation initiation factor IF-2: MKVRIFALAKELGLDSKELIDLASEAGVVVKNSALASISPEERDVIVAHVNKDTKAPGQDTSEPPAPVREKAPDPAAKIRQIRAMSARPQLRSQNSEEEVAEQGDDGNTTTAVETREAQTTDESFTDQDTSSDSGQDDSAQQVAESAETNVAETTTGTETAKSAETTESADTKTGDSSEAQSESTDPEIDSISRDDYVATGNQGTLREMRPRGNMGGGRKGGAAKNKPKTALPNIAAQPKFEIPKKKVEAKSEGVAQKPDVKLTPDLIAGQSPLASHLQKSIEQRGRKGFKPEEAGLAEKARKSAKEEQSLKRDRRRGSRRPSTETEGDRRYRPYHRRSRKRSQKEIIRKTEAVIEPPITVRTLSEAIGHPSKDIMRILWNEGNMVTINDGLSEEAALEISLELGVELEIKRQETAKDRLTLSVESDEDPANLEHRPPIVTILGHVDHGKTSLLDKIRSANVTSGEAGGITQHIASYQVDHNGQKVTFVDTPGHAAFGEMRARGANITDIIVLVVAADDGVMPQTKECISHAKSSGAPIIVAMNKCDLPDADEQKVLQDLAANEILPAEWGGEIEVIRTSATTGEGIENLLETILVTAELHEYKADPKRDAVGVCLEAFLDEGRGVMSWLIVQRGTMRVGDVILCGETYGRVRAMYNDRNEEIQEAPPSTPIKVAGLEEVPSAGEFFFVMPEIEEARQIANDRRHADRAEVLSSRRKSLSLDDLLSAARTGSVSDLPIIVKADAPGSIEAIRSELEKLDHPEVRVQIIHEAVGGVNESDVYLASASGAIIVAFHVIAEDRAEVLAEQEGVDIRRFRIIYELTDTIKRSLEGLLEPEAREVATGRALVLRAFSFSKVGKIAGCRILNGTIDRNNRVHVIRDQTVINNYSISSLRREKDDVKEVREGMECGIRLDGFNDVKEGDLLESYRIETVKRTLD; the protein is encoded by the coding sequence TTGAAAGTTCGAATCTTCGCTTTGGCTAAAGAGCTGGGGCTGGACAGTAAAGAACTGATTGATTTGGCAAGTGAAGCGGGAGTCGTCGTCAAGAACTCCGCACTCGCCAGCATATCGCCCGAAGAGCGAGACGTTATAGTCGCGCACGTCAACAAAGACACCAAGGCTCCTGGCCAGGATACCTCGGAGCCACCCGCTCCGGTTCGAGAAAAAGCGCCTGATCCGGCTGCCAAAATCCGCCAGATTCGCGCCATGTCCGCTCGTCCGCAACTTCGTTCGCAAAATAGCGAAGAAGAAGTTGCCGAACAAGGAGACGACGGAAACACTACAACCGCCGTTGAGACTCGCGAAGCCCAAACCACGGACGAATCCTTTACCGATCAGGACACTTCTTCTGATAGCGGTCAGGACGACTCTGCTCAGCAAGTGGCCGAATCTGCCGAGACCAATGTAGCAGAAACTACGACGGGAACGGAAACAGCCAAATCTGCCGAAACAACAGAATCTGCGGATACGAAAACCGGAGATAGCTCCGAAGCACAGTCCGAAAGCACTGATCCTGAAATCGACTCCATCAGCCGTGATGATTACGTGGCAACCGGAAACCAGGGAACCCTTCGGGAAATGCGTCCACGGGGTAACATGGGGGGGGGCCGCAAAGGTGGAGCGGCTAAGAACAAGCCTAAAACGGCTCTTCCGAATATCGCAGCTCAGCCCAAGTTTGAAATTCCGAAAAAGAAAGTCGAAGCAAAATCAGAAGGCGTGGCGCAAAAACCAGACGTCAAGCTGACTCCCGACTTGATCGCCGGACAAAGCCCACTCGCTTCGCACCTGCAAAAATCAATCGAGCAACGAGGTCGCAAAGGCTTCAAGCCTGAAGAGGCGGGACTAGCGGAGAAAGCCCGTAAGTCTGCCAAAGAAGAACAGAGCCTGAAACGCGACCGGCGTCGCGGATCACGTCGACCTTCGACCGAGACTGAAGGCGACCGTCGTTACCGACCGTACCATCGTCGTTCACGCAAACGGTCTCAGAAAGAAATTATTCGTAAAACGGAAGCGGTTATTGAACCGCCTATTACAGTACGAACCCTCTCAGAGGCGATCGGACATCCGTCAAAAGACATCATGAGAATCCTCTGGAACGAGGGCAACATGGTGACCATTAACGACGGATTGAGCGAAGAGGCTGCTCTCGAGATTTCTCTGGAACTGGGCGTCGAGCTCGAAATCAAACGCCAGGAAACAGCCAAAGATCGTCTGACGCTGTCTGTCGAGTCTGACGAAGATCCGGCCAACCTGGAACATCGTCCGCCGATCGTCACCATCCTCGGTCACGTCGACCATGGTAAGACATCGCTGCTCGACAAAATCCGTTCTGCTAACGTAACGTCCGGCGAAGCGGGTGGAATCACCCAGCACATCGCCTCTTACCAAGTAGACCACAATGGTCAAAAAGTGACCTTCGTCGATACTCCCGGTCACGCCGCCTTTGGTGAAATGCGTGCTCGTGGTGCAAACATTACCGACATTATCGTACTGGTCGTGGCTGCGGATGACGGTGTCATGCCGCAGACTAAAGAATGTATCAGTCACGCGAAATCGAGTGGTGCACCTATCATCGTGGCGATGAATAAGTGCGATCTACCCGACGCTGACGAACAGAAAGTTCTTCAGGACCTCGCCGCGAATGAAATTCTGCCGGCAGAGTGGGGCGGTGAAATCGAAGTCATTCGAACTTCCGCCACAACGGGTGAAGGGATTGAGAATCTTCTCGAAACCATCCTGGTTACTGCCGAACTACATGAATACAAAGCGGATCCGAAACGCGATGCCGTGGGTGTCTGCCTCGAAGCCTTCCTCGATGAAGGTCGTGGGGTGATGTCCTGGTTGATCGTACAACGAGGAACGATGCGTGTAGGCGATGTTATTCTCTGTGGAGAAACTTACGGTCGTGTTCGTGCTATGTACAATGACCGGAACGAAGAAATCCAGGAAGCTCCGCCTTCGACTCCGATCAAGGTGGCTGGTCTGGAGGAAGTCCCAAGTGCAGGTGAATTCTTCTTTGTCATGCCGGAGATCGAAGAAGCACGTCAGATCGCTAACGATCGACGACATGCAGACCGAGCAGAAGTTCTGTCCAGTCGTCGAAAATCGCTCAGTCTGGACGACCTGCTTTCTGCAGCACGCACGGGCTCAGTCTCCGACTTGCCTATCATTGTAAAAGCCGATGCTCCCGGTTCCATCGAAGCGATTCGATCCGAGCTCGAAAAACTCGATCACCCCGAAGTACGAGTTCAAATCATTCACGAAGCCGTGGGTGGTGTGAACGAAAGCGATGTTTATCTCGCTAGTGCATCGGGAGCGATCATCGTGGCATTCCATGTTATCGCGGAAGATCGTGCGGAAGTACTCGCAGAGCAGGAAGGAGTGGATATCCGCCGCTTCCGAATCATCTACGAGTTGACTGACACCATCAAACGTTCTCTGGAAGGGCTACTCGAACCAGAGGCACGAGAGGTTGCTACTGGACGAGCCTTGGTGCTGCGTGCATTCAGCTTCAGTAAAGTTGGAAAAATCGCCGGTTGCCGAATTCTGAATGGCACCATCGATCGTAACAACCGAGTCCATGTCATTCGCGACCAGACTGTCATCAACAACTATTCGATCTCGTCCCTGCGGCGAGAAAAAGATGACGTCAAAGAAGTACGTGAAGGAATGGAGTGTGGTATTCGTCTCGACGGCTTTAATGACGTCAAAGAAGGAGACCTGCTCGAATCTTACCGAATCGAGACAGTAAAACGAACGCTCGATTGA
- the nusA gene encoding transcription termination factor NusA: protein MNGREILRIVDAIHRDKGIDPNIVFEGIEQAILSAARKHYGEASELVVTIDRVTGDPGMTIDNEALEPDVMGDLLGRIAAQTAKQVMIQKIREAERDALYDEYMEMKWQLVTGTISRVDGGRSVNVNLGKVEGILPRSEQIPGEEHRNGERVRAIILEVRKVGSRVRIVLSRSHREMIRRLFEVEIPEITENVIEVRSLAREAGYRSKVAVSCFDSKVDAVGACVGMRGARIRSIVEELHGERIDIVRWNDSLQVLVPNALQPADVQDVILCPMLGKVIVLVHDDQLSLAIGKKGQNVRLASKLVGWDIQVMTQDMLDQQLDESVTSFIQSTHINEELAENLVAQGFFSFDDLSIIEPDQLSEMGGLTEAQCDEIIQFADDESERLARMDSGSTAYRKPIPQPAETVVETEATPETKDETADASEPILPTAESDTPTAPEVEAMHEIESGEPVQEETVAPAIESSNDLVPDANPAIASVESEQEAEEAPKVADDGTVTGIEETSDIQSEET from the coding sequence ATGAACGGCAGGGAAATCCTGAGAATTGTAGATGCAATTCATCGCGACAAAGGTATCGATCCGAACATTGTCTTCGAGGGAATCGAACAGGCAATCCTCTCCGCTGCGCGCAAGCACTATGGAGAAGCATCGGAACTGGTCGTTACGATTGATCGCGTCACCGGCGATCCCGGGATGACAATTGACAATGAAGCACTCGAGCCCGATGTTATGGGTGACCTGCTGGGGCGAATTGCCGCACAAACAGCCAAACAGGTGATGATTCAGAAAATCCGCGAAGCTGAGCGGGATGCCCTGTACGACGAGTACATGGAAATGAAATGGCAGCTCGTCACTGGAACGATCTCACGAGTCGACGGTGGACGTTCCGTCAATGTAAACTTGGGGAAAGTCGAGGGGATTCTTCCCCGTAGTGAACAAATCCCCGGAGAAGAACATCGAAACGGAGAACGCGTTCGTGCGATCATTCTTGAAGTTCGCAAAGTGGGAAGCCGAGTTCGTATCGTGCTTTCACGCTCTCACCGCGAAATGATTCGTCGATTGTTCGAAGTCGAAATTCCAGAAATCACTGAAAACGTAATTGAAGTCCGATCGCTCGCCCGCGAAGCCGGATACCGATCTAAAGTAGCCGTCAGCTGCTTCGACTCTAAAGTTGATGCAGTCGGAGCTTGTGTCGGTATGCGAGGGGCGCGTATCCGCAGCATCGTAGAAGAACTTCATGGCGAACGTATTGATATCGTTCGTTGGAATGACTCTCTACAGGTCTTGGTTCCCAACGCCTTACAGCCTGCTGACGTTCAGGACGTGATCCTTTGTCCGATGCTGGGGAAAGTAATCGTGCTGGTTCACGATGATCAACTTTCTCTCGCTATTGGTAAAAAAGGACAGAATGTTCGTTTGGCCTCTAAACTGGTGGGGTGGGACATTCAAGTCATGACGCAGGACATGCTCGACCAGCAATTGGACGAGTCCGTCACCAGCTTTATTCAATCAACACACATAAATGAAGAACTGGCGGAGAATCTCGTCGCTCAAGGTTTCTTCAGCTTTGACGATCTTTCCATAATCGAACCCGATCAACTCTCCGAAATGGGCGGATTGACTGAAGCTCAATGTGACGAGATCATTCAGTTTGCCGACGACGAGAGCGAACGCCTGGCACGAATGGATAGCGGGTCGACAGCGTACCGTAAACCAATACCACAACCGGCAGAGACGGTCGTGGAAACTGAAGCTACTCCAGAAACTAAAGACGAAACAGCCGACGCCAGTGAACCCATTCTGCCCACAGCAGAAAGCGACACACCAACGGCACCGGAAGTAGAAGCTATGCATGAAATAGAGTCGGGAGAGCCTGTCCAAGAAGAGACAGTTGCTCCCGCAATTGAATCCTCGAACGATCTCGTTCCTGACGCCAACCCCGCTATTGCGAGTGTCGAATCGGAGCAGGAAGCGGAAGAAGCACCGAAGGTCGCCGATGACGGTACAGTCACTGGTATCGAGGAAACATCCGATATTCAAAGTGAGGAAACTTAG
- a CDS encoding beta-ketoacyl-[acyl-carrier-protein] synthase family protein — protein MRSNGTSDSRIVITGIGVVTPLGIGMEPFSTAVMNQQSGVKPLELLSTSAAPGNIGGEVSDFTEKDARKTYLKPLKKSVKVMCREIQLGVAAALQAVENSGLDLDQIDHTRFGVEFGANLMFSPPWVLSDACVKCCKETEDGLEFQFDEWGEKGLAAMEPLWLLCYLPNMPACHIGISMDARGPSNSMTVDEASGNLVLGEAMSIIERGWADIMIAGTTGTRLNPVKSIHGTFWDDLAQNPDTPSSWARPFDKDRNGQVLAEGGTSFILETEKHAQARGAKIWATLLGSGASCVADDKGQGHYREALVRAMTGALHSTGLKPSDIGHINANGLGEVEADREEAQAIHDVFGDIASQVPVTSFKSYWGNPGASCGSLELAGSLVGLQEGVILPTLNFTAQSPEDPSLNIVHGAPLATDNKVVMNINVTRQGQASVIIAQGA, from the coding sequence ATGCGTAGCAACGGAACGTCGGATTCTCGAATTGTCATCACCGGTATTGGAGTCGTCACTCCGCTGGGAATTGGGATGGAACCATTCTCCACCGCCGTGATGAATCAGCAGAGTGGTGTCAAGCCGCTGGAACTGCTTTCTACATCAGCTGCACCCGGCAACATTGGCGGCGAGGTCTCCGATTTCACGGAAAAAGATGCGCGTAAAACTTATCTGAAACCGCTGAAAAAAAGCGTCAAAGTCATGTGTCGCGAAATCCAGCTGGGTGTCGCAGCCGCTTTGCAGGCCGTCGAAAATTCGGGACTCGATCTCGACCAGATCGACCACACACGCTTTGGTGTAGAGTTCGGTGCTAACCTGATGTTCAGCCCCCCTTGGGTATTGTCAGACGCCTGCGTGAAATGCTGCAAAGAAACAGAGGATGGTCTCGAATTCCAGTTTGACGAGTGGGGAGAAAAGGGCCTCGCCGCGATGGAGCCGCTCTGGTTGCTTTGCTACCTCCCTAATATGCCAGCCTGCCACATCGGTATTTCCATGGATGCCCGTGGACCCAGTAACTCGATGACGGTAGATGAAGCCTCTGGCAATCTGGTTCTCGGTGAAGCAATGAGCATCATCGAGCGGGGTTGGGCCGACATCATGATTGCCGGAACGACGGGAACGCGTCTAAATCCAGTTAAATCCATTCATGGAACATTTTGGGACGATCTCGCCCAGAACCCTGATACCCCATCCAGCTGGGCTCGTCCGTTCGACAAAGACCGTAATGGTCAGGTGCTCGCCGAGGGTGGAACTTCGTTCATTCTAGAAACAGAAAAACACGCTCAGGCTCGTGGGGCCAAAATCTGGGCAACCCTACTTGGTTCCGGTGCCAGCTGCGTGGCCGACGACAAAGGCCAGGGCCATTACCGGGAAGCTCTCGTCAGGGCCATGACTGGCGCCCTGCATTCGACCGGCCTGAAACCCTCAGACATCGGGCATATTAATGCCAATGGACTGGGCGAAGTCGAAGCCGACCGGGAAGAAGCTCAGGCAATTCACGATGTATTCGGCGATATTGCCTCTCAGGTTCCCGTAACTTCATTCAAGAGTTACTGGGGTAACCCGGGTGCCTCGTGTGGTTCGCTGGAACTGGCTGGCTCCCTTGTGGGACTTCAGGAAGGTGTCATTCTGCCCACCTTGAACTTCACTGCCCAATCTCCCGAGGATCCGAGCCTGAACATTGTCCACGGTGCACCACTTGCCACGGACAATAAAGTCGTGATGAATATCAACGTCACAAGACAGGGTCAGGCCAGCGTGATTATCGCCCAGGGAGCTTAA